AAAAGCTGCATTCCGATCATGTGGTGGCGCCTTACATGTTCGGAATCGCCAAACGGGTGTTGTATAACTTCTACTATCAATCCACCAAAAGCAACAAAATCAACCAGAAATTGCAACAGTTGGTCCCCGGCTATGAAAATTTCGCTGAGAATCACCGTTTGGAAACGGACAATCTCATGGAGGGAATCGGCGCCATTCTGCGCCAACTGCCAACTTTGGATCAGCAGATCCTTCAACGCTTCTACTTTCAGCAAGAGAGTATCGGTGATATTGCCTGTGCCCTGAAACTGCAGCGCCATTATGTTTCTGTACGCAAGAATCGGGCTTTGAAACGCATCCGACGCGAGATGAAAAGACAACAACTTCTATAATAGAATATAGTTGAGGAGGTATCCATGCAATGCCGCCGGTTCAGACATCAAATCGACGCTTATCTGCGCAACGATCTGAGCGAAACGCAGAGGCAGGAATTTGAAAACCATTATTTTTCCTGCCAACACTGCTTCGACCAACTGCGAATCCGGCGTGCCCTCATGGAGACCAATTTCAATCTGAAACCGATGACCATTGGTGAAAAGGTCTCAAAATTCCGGTTCCGCCGCCATCCTGCGCTTTTGGCCGCATCGCTGGTGATCGTGATCGGTGCAAGCATCATGGGACTGCAATGGCAGCGGGGAAAAACCCTTGAAAGGATCTCCCGCTTCTCCCCACCTGTCATTTTGGTTACCGAGACACGCAATCAACAGGCGGAAACCGCATATACAGAGGCTGTCAAGGCCTACCAAAACGGAGACTACAAAGACGGCGTCGCGCATTTGAGCAACATCCCGGAGCCGTTCGTTTCGCCCAAGGTCCGTTTTCTCAGGGGAATTTCCCGCTTGCTGACCAAAGACCCCCAAGGCGCTGCAAAAGATTTTGAAGCCATTATAGCCGCCATGGACCCATCCTATTTTGACGAAGCCCTTTTTTATAAAGGAATCGCCCTGTTGCGCCAGGGAAACGTGTCCGGAGCCAAAGCTGTGTTTATGCGCTTGTCCGGCATGTTCAGTCCGCTGAAAGGCGAGGCCCGGAAACGCCTTGACATGATTGAAAAGGCTTTTTAGACATTAACTGGCGAGTGGCCGGGAGCGAATGGCAAGAGCGACCCGGAATAATCCGGTCGGGTTTCAGCCCTACACCGGCTTGAAGTACACCGACGACAAGCACGATGCGTTTTTTCTGGCCCGCATGCTCAAGCTGGGCATCCTGCCGGAAGGATACATCATGTCCAACGAGGACCGGCCGTTGCGTGATCTGCTGCGCAAGCGCCTGAAGCTGGTTCACCAGCGCACATCGCACATCCTGAGTTTCCAGAGCCTGGTGAGCCGCAACCTGGGTCTGTCGGTTCCCGACGATGAGATCAAGAAGCTCGCGGAAGAGGAGATAAGCGACCTGTTCGAGAACGAACACCTGGGCCTATCGGCCCGGGTCAACATCGCCGTGATCAACCAGCTCAAGTGGTTGATCTACGAGATCCGAACTTCGTTGCTTAAAGCCGCCAAGCTGAAGCCCCAGTTTGAAAAGCTCCTTACCGTACCGGGTATCGGCGACGTTCTGGCTCTGACCATCGCTCTGGAGACCGGCGATATCTATCGTTTTGCCGGCGTAGGTGAATATGCTTCCTATTGCCGTTGCGTTCCCGCGTGCCGCATCTCCAACGCAAAGACCAAGGGACGGGGCAACCGCAAGAACGGCAACAAGTACCTGGCATGGGCTTTCATCGAGGCCGCGCATTCAGCGCAACGATACTGCCCACCTGCAAAGGCGTTCTTTGTACGTAAAAGTCCCAAGACCAACAAGATCGTGGCAGCCAAAGCCCTGGCCCATAAACTCGCGTGGGCGTGCTTCTACATCATGCGCGACCAGGTAGATTTCGACTCAGACAGGATTTTCGGGAAGCCCATTAAGGTTGATAAAGGCTGCGTCAGGAAACCAGAAAGGGGACTGGACTCAGAACCATTGACCACTGCGCTCTCTCAGCAGATGGACATGTCACGGCACCGTGCGATTTCTGGGGCAACGCACGTTTGCCAGGGCCCAACCGACTCTATGCCGGATCCGGGCTTGATCCCTAATTCATCTTCGCTGTTTTGTGTAGAATTTAGTTCCGACCGAAGGCACAAGGCGAAAATTTGTGCCGGGATCCGTCGGCCCATCGAAGCGGAAAGCGACGAAGTGGCCGCTGAGGATAATGGCGTACTTCTTCCCGGGATTGAGTTGTGACATGGGCACGGAAATCTCTTTGAGAGATATTCCCGACTGTTGAAACGCAATCGAGGAAGGCGTGGCATCACCGATCAATTCAACAACAGTGATGCTGTAAGGGGGCGTCCCCCCACTCCACTTGATGATCAGGGGTTGTGAGGAATCCAAATCGATTTGGCTGTCCAATACCGGGGA
This sequence is a window from Candidatus Aminicenantes bacterium. Protein-coding genes within it:
- a CDS encoding IS110 family transposase; its protein translation is MARATRNNPVGFQPYTGLKYTDDKHDAFFLARMLKLGILPEGYIMSNEDRPLRDLLRKRLKLVHQRTSHILSFQSLVSRNLGLSVPDDEIKKLAEEEISDLFENEHLGLSARVNIAVINQLKWLIYEIRTSLLKAAKLKPQFEKLLTVPGIGDVLALTIALETGDIYRFAGVGEYASYCRCVPACRISNAKTKGRGNRKNGNKYLAWAFIEAAHSAQRYCPPAKAFFVRKSPKTNKIVAAKALAHKLAWACFYIMRDQVDFDSDRIFGKPIKVDKGCVRKPERGLDSEPLTTALSQQMDMSRHRAISGATHVCQGPTDSMPDPGLIPNSSSLFCVEFSSDRRHKAKICAGIRRPIEAESDEVAAEDNGVLLPGIEL
- a CDS encoding sigma-70 family RNA polymerase sigma factor codes for the protein MPDKLFLSRLESGEAGAQKELIRMFQSRLGFYFSMRIKGDAPLEDLVQEVLARFFESVRQKKLHSDHVVAPYMFGIAKRVLYNFYYQSTKSNKINQKLQQLVPGYENFAENHRLETDNLMEGIGAILRQLPTLDQQILQRFYFQQESIGDIACALKLQRHYVSVRKNRALKRIRREMKRQQLL